In the genome of Carboxydocella sporoproducens DSM 16521, the window AGCTTCCTTGCTGATAATCCCACCCTGGGGATTTGCTTGATTGGGCTTGGTGTGGCGTTTTACAATATTCACACCTTCAACAACAACGCGGTTTTTGTCGGTGATTACCTGCAGCACTTTCCCTTTTTTACCGGCATCCTTCCCGGTAATAACTACTACAGTGTCGCCTTTTTTTACATGTACCCTGGACATTCTGCCACCTCCTTAGAGAACTTCCGGAGCCAGGGAGATGATTTTCATAAAGTCCCGATCCCGCAACTCCCGAGCTACAGGTCCAAAAATCCGGGTTCCCCGGGGGCTTTTGTCTTCCTTGATGATTACAGCGGCATTGTCATCAAACTTAATGTAGGAACCATCAGGACGACGTACTTCTTTATTGGTCCGCACCACAACGGCCTTGACCACATCACCTTTCTTGACCACGCCGCCAGGTGTTGCTTCTTTAACAGAACAGATGATGATATCACCAACCGAGGCATAACGGCGGTTGGAACCACCCATTACCCGGATGCACATCAGTTTCTTGGCCCCAGTATTGTCAGCCACATTCAGGATTGTCTGCACCTGAATCATATCTGGTGACCTCCTTTCCTACAGTTGTTCCTTCCGCTCCAGGATCTCGACAACCCGCCAGCGCTTATCCTTGCTCAGCGGCCGGGTTTCCATTATTTTGACTCTGTCGCCAATGCGGCAGGCGTTTTCTTCATCATGGGCCTTGAATTTCTTGGTCTGCTTAACAGTCTTACCGTACAACGGATGACGGAACATGGATTCAACAGCTACTACTACGGTTTTATCCATTTTGTCACTGACAACAGTCCCGATCCGAACCTTTCTGCTGTTTCTTTCCACAGGCGAAACCTCCTTTCCTTAAGCCTGGGTAGCTTTCAGTTCCCGCTCGCGAAGAATGGTCTTAACACGGGCGATGGTTTTGCGGACTTCCCGGA includes:
- the rplX gene encoding 50S ribosomal protein L24 → MSRVHVKKGDTVVVITGKDAGKKGKVLQVITDKNRVVVEGVNIVKRHTKPNQANPQGGIISKEAPIHASNVMLWCDKCGKGVRYGKLIKDGVKVRVCKKCGTNLE
- the rplN gene encoding 50S ribosomal protein L14; translated protein: MIQVQTILNVADNTGAKKLMCIRVMGGSNRRYASVGDIIICSVKEATPGGVVKKGDVVKAVVVRTNKEVRRPDGSYIKFDDNAAVIIKEDKSPRGTRIFGPVARELRDRDFMKIISLAPEVL
- the rpsQ gene encoding 30S ribosomal protein S17, whose amino-acid sequence is MERNSRKVRIGTVVSDKMDKTVVVAVESMFRHPLYGKTVKQTKKFKAHDEENACRIGDRVKIMETRPLSKDKRWRVVEILERKEQL